The following proteins are encoded in a genomic region of Musa acuminata AAA Group cultivar baxijiao chromosome BXJ2-11, Cavendish_Baxijiao_AAA, whole genome shotgun sequence:
- the LOC103970674 gene encoding protein CDI-like, whose product MAIGQANGAAETNGKPPGLAAFRIFVGYDSREDAAFQVCRHSLLRRSSVPLEVIPLKQAELRAAGLYTRGRGATESTEFSFTRFLTPFLAGYQGWAMFVDCDFLFTADVAELSAMADDRYAVMCVHHDYAPKEGVKMDGVPQTVYPRKNWSSMVLYNCAHPKNRALTPELVSAESGAFLHRFMWLDDDDVGELPVAWNFLVGHNRVDPTDPKTQPKAIHYTSGGPWFEAYRDCEFGDLWLKELEELNDEKQQQPVEL is encoded by the coding sequence ATGGCCATCGGGCAAGCAAATGGAGCCGCCGAGACGAACGGCAAGCCGCCGGGGTTGGCCGCTTTCAGAATCTTCGTCGGGTACGACTCCCGTGAGGACGCCGCCTTCCAGGTATGCCGTCACTCCCTCCTCCGGCGCTCCTCCGTCCCGCTCGAGGTCATCCCCCTCAAGCAGGCCGAGCTGAGGGCCGCCGGCCTCTACACCCGCGGGCGCGGCGCCACCGAGAGCACCGAGTTCTCCTTCACCCGCTTCCTCACGCCCTTCCTGGCGGGGTACCAGGGCTGGGCCATGTTCGTCGACTGCGACTTCCTCTTCACCGCCGACGTCGCGGAGCTGTCCGCCATGGCCGACGACCGCTACGCCGTCATGTGCGTCCACCACGACTACGCCCCCAAGGAGGGCGTGAAGATGGACGGCGTGCCGCAGACGGTGTACCCCCGCAAGAACTGGTCCTCCATGGTCCTCTACAACTGCGCCCACCCCAAAAACCGGGCGCTCACGCCGGAGCTGGTCAGCGCCGAGTCGGGGGCCTTCCTCCACCGCTTCATGTGGCTGGATGACGACGACGTCGGGGAGCTGCCGGTGGCCTGGAACTTCTTGGTGGGGCACAACCGGGTCGATCCGACGGACCCCAAGACGCAGCCCAAGGCGATACACTACACGTCGGGCGGGCCATGGTTCGAGGCCTACAGGGACTGCGAGTTCGGCGACCTGTGGCTGAAGGAGCTGGAGGAGCTCAACgacgagaagcagcagcagccagTCGAGCTGTAG